Proteins found in one Planctomycetes bacterium MalM25 genomic segment:
- the gatB gene encoding Aspartyl/glutamyl-tRNA(Asn/Gln) amidotransferase subunit B, translated as MSDYQTIIGLEVHVQLATHSKLFCGCPNKFGGEPNTQVCPVCLGLPGSLPVLNSEAVRLSVVTGLALDCTIPEFTKWDRKQYFYPDLPKGYQTSQFDLPITEHGRLAIRVEESEPRDIRITRAHLEEDAGKSSHDESGAGGDSVIDLNRAGTPLLEIVSEPDLRSSAEAKAYLNELKLLLTYLGVSDCNMQEGSLRVDANVNLHVDDPAGPGPKGEELVAATPIVEIKNLNSFRAVERAIEYEANRQWRDWQETGRRIGQAPKTTRGWDDSAEVTRPQREKEDSADYRYFPCPDLAPVLNPADEVDRVRAAMPELPAALRLQLQADYALSAYDAEVIVNQGREVVEYYLAVADGSGDPKLAANWITQHVLSVMNAEEKPLADVGLPAENLAGLIKKLAGGDLPSSRSREVFDLMIANALDADAAMNKLGIAAVDESELVELCRELLGANAKVVADVQGGNDKAVGALIGQARKRNPNADPGRVRAICLELISAM; from the coding sequence ATGAGCGATTACCAAACGATCATCGGCCTCGAGGTCCACGTTCAGCTCGCAACCCACAGCAAGCTGTTCTGCGGCTGCCCCAACAAGTTCGGCGGCGAGCCGAACACGCAGGTCTGCCCCGTCTGCCTCGGTCTGCCCGGCTCGCTGCCGGTGCTCAACTCGGAGGCGGTGCGGCTGTCGGTCGTGACCGGGTTGGCGCTCGATTGCACGATCCCCGAGTTCACGAAGTGGGACCGCAAGCAGTACTTCTACCCCGACCTGCCCAAGGGCTATCAGACCAGCCAGTTCGACCTGCCGATCACCGAACACGGGCGTTTGGCGATCCGGGTCGAAGAGAGCGAGCCCCGCGACATCCGCATCACCCGGGCGCACCTCGAAGAGGACGCCGGCAAGAGCTCGCACGACGAGTCGGGCGCGGGGGGCGATTCGGTCATCGACCTGAACCGCGCGGGCACGCCGCTGCTGGAGATCGTCAGCGAACCCGACCTCCGCTCCTCGGCCGAGGCGAAGGCTTACCTCAACGAGCTAAAGCTGCTGCTCACCTACCTGGGCGTCTCCGACTGCAATATGCAGGAAGGCTCGCTGCGTGTCGACGCGAACGTGAACCTCCACGTCGACGACCCGGCCGGGCCCGGGCCCAAGGGTGAAGAACTTGTGGCCGCCACGCCGATCGTCGAGATCAAGAACCTCAACAGTTTCCGCGCCGTCGAGCGGGCGATCGAGTACGAGGCCAACCGGCAGTGGCGCGACTGGCAAGAGACCGGCAGGCGGATCGGCCAGGCGCCGAAGACGACCCGCGGCTGGGATGACTCGGCCGAGGTGACCCGCCCCCAACGCGAGAAGGAAGACTCGGCCGACTACCGCTACTTCCCCTGCCCCGACCTGGCGCCCGTCCTCAACCCGGCCGACGAGGTCGACCGGGTCCGCGCCGCGATGCCCGAGCTGCCCGCCGCCCTGCGGCTGCAGCTGCAAGCGGACTATGCTCTCTCCGCGTACGACGCCGAGGTGATCGTCAACCAGGGCCGCGAGGTGGTCGAGTACTACCTCGCGGTGGCCGACGGCTCGGGCGACCCGAAGCTCGCCGCCAACTGGATCACACAGCACGTGCTCAGCGTGATGAACGCGGAAGAGAAGCCGCTCGCCGACGTCGGCCTGCCCGCCGAGAACCTCGCGGGACTGATCAAGAAGCTCGCGGGCGGCGACCTACCGAGCTCGCGATCGCGCGAGGTCTTCGATCTGATGATCGCCAACGCACTCGACGCCGACGCCGCGATGAACAAGCTCGGCATCGCCGCGGTCGACGAGTCGGAGCTGGTCGAGCTCTGCCGCGAGCTGCTCGGCGCGAACGCCAAGGTCGTCGCCGACGTGCAGGGGGGCAACGACAAGGCGGTCGGCGCCCTCATCGGCCAAGCCCGCAAACGCAACCCCAACGCCGACCCGGGCCGCGTCCGCGCGATCTGCCTCGAACTGATTTCGGCGATGTGA
- a CDS encoding Cadherin domain protein — MSHQVRPGHARRTPRLEPLEDRRLLAVTLQDFQDAGISARATNTLLQSQYAAAIVQDETLANVLEEIADTEVAPAGATLITSVAGLSQISAGTSNNPNVYLIQGDLTITSNIEVPSNVHLYVDGSLYKAGSHTRTSGQASENESDYIFRVRNAQNVKLIGVNNALLHSRANLDDQQGHATAVYVTGSSTNNVSVEGFEIGYVWEGLVARGGPKNVTFSDNYIHDTLKRAIWHLTSKDSVSVHNFVENAGYDGMDWDAFVDRSVGYENVVVGAGRWLGFVEEAAEDSAFIRNFGYMVDYGNPNADLVYQLGWVDHGTTSGVAAGGNQTQNNYFIDNVVFRPSGFSEGGQYYADLPPKGDTWFWANRGYANGSGLNMNYHGALTNAEWLTFVPNRDINFRTGVPTVADPGETITAQEWLDRLDALYNTDTTIRLAADRFFLSELAQPGTAVGVVGVLEEEVGEVTFDLVAGDPAGAFAISDAGVITVAGPIDRASQSSYDLTVQATDGVKTGVLVVEVDIRAAVGAETVLFDHEFDAPSFDPGDVRNQNGWTAQDGWGVNAGSEMTSSTAAYQGVTNANGADVAVEDVLRLEVEMRFDLGTGPASDLLHLGVTTRDSGDRFVPSLGNNGSSILAARIAYNGNDSNALTLWPDTTTVASQVELTGAQIGIDFGAGDRLTDELRITWQAIKTATAGVWDVEMVITNLDTGAELGRNTIPVTQSATYAAASGLFAGVRGLANSSNSTFLIDRFAYQVATPSAPLPGDYNQDGFVNAVDYSVFRDQLGQSGDDLTADSDGSGTVDEVDRVTWRSNYGLELPTAPATASKPIAGPIANQATASPLALLVAAEGEGESRSAVVEETASPAVDQEAALLLYLTGSARHGEEEDEAPPLKTESAEPPAIDEGLASLAL, encoded by the coding sequence ATGTCTCATCAAGTCCGGCCGGGTCACGCCCGACGCACGCCCCGGCTCGAACCGCTGGAGGATCGCCGCCTGCTAGCGGTGACGCTCCAGGATTTCCAGGACGCCGGCATCTCCGCCCGCGCGACCAACACGCTGCTGCAGAGCCAGTACGCGGCGGCGATCGTCCAGGACGAGACGCTCGCCAACGTGCTGGAGGAGATCGCCGACACCGAGGTCGCCCCCGCGGGCGCGACGCTCATCACCAGCGTGGCGGGTCTGTCGCAGATCAGCGCGGGAACGTCGAACAACCCGAACGTCTACCTCATCCAGGGCGACCTCACCATCACCTCGAACATCGAGGTGCCGAGCAACGTCCACCTCTACGTCGACGGCAGCCTCTACAAGGCGGGCTCGCACACCCGCACGTCGGGGCAGGCCTCGGAGAACGAGTCCGACTACATCTTCCGAGTCCGTAATGCGCAGAACGTGAAGCTGATCGGCGTGAACAACGCTTTGCTTCATAGCCGGGCGAATCTCGACGACCAGCAGGGCCACGCCACGGCGGTCTACGTCACGGGCAGCAGCACGAATAACGTGTCGGTCGAGGGCTTCGAGATCGGCTACGTGTGGGAGGGCCTCGTCGCGCGGGGCGGGCCGAAGAACGTCACCTTCAGCGACAACTACATTCACGACACCCTGAAACGAGCGATCTGGCACCTCACCAGCAAGGACTCGGTCTCGGTCCATAACTTCGTCGAGAACGCCGGTTACGACGGCATGGACTGGGACGCGTTCGTCGACCGGAGCGTCGGCTACGAGAACGTCGTCGTCGGCGCGGGGCGGTGGCTCGGGTTCGTCGAAGAGGCGGCCGAGGACAGCGCGTTCATCCGCAACTTCGGCTACATGGTCGACTACGGCAATCCCAACGCCGACCTCGTCTACCAACTCGGCTGGGTCGACCACGGCACCACGTCGGGCGTCGCCGCGGGCGGAAACCAGACGCAGAACAACTACTTCATCGACAACGTCGTCTTCCGCCCGAGTGGGTTCAGCGAAGGGGGTCAGTACTACGCGGACCTGCCGCCGAAGGGCGACACCTGGTTCTGGGCCAATCGCGGCTACGCGAACGGGTCGGGCCTCAACATGAATTACCACGGCGCGCTGACCAACGCGGAGTGGCTGACTTTCGTCCCGAATCGCGACATCAACTTCCGGACCGGCGTGCCGACCGTCGCCGACCCGGGCGAGACGATCACTGCGCAGGAGTGGCTCGACCGGCTCGACGCGCTCTACAACACCGACACGACGATCCGACTCGCCGCCGACAGGTTCTTCCTGTCCGAGCTGGCCCAGCCGGGCACGGCGGTCGGGGTGGTCGGCGTCCTGGAGGAGGAGGTCGGCGAGGTGACGTTCGACCTCGTGGCGGGCGACCCCGCCGGTGCCTTCGCGATCAGCGACGCCGGCGTGATTACTGTTGCGGGACCGATCGACCGGGCGAGCCAATCGAGTTACGACCTGACGGTCCAAGCGACCGACGGCGTGAAGACCGGCGTGCTGGTGGTCGAGGTCGATATCCGCGCGGCGGTGGGCGCCGAGACCGTGCTGTTCGACCACGAGTTCGACGCGCCCAGCTTTGATCCTGGCGACGTCCGAAACCAGAACGGCTGGACCGCCCAGGACGGTTGGGGAGTGAACGCCGGCAGCGAGATGACTTCGTCGACCGCCGCCTACCAGGGGGTGACGAACGCCAACGGCGCCGACGTGGCCGTGGAAGACGTGCTGCGGCTTGAAGTCGAGATGCGCTTCGATCTTGGGACCGGGCCCGCCAGCGATCTGTTGCACCTGGGCGTGACCACGCGCGACTCGGGGGACCGTTTTGTTCCCTCGCTTGGCAACAACGGCAGCTCGATCCTCGCCGCCCGCATCGCCTACAACGGGAACGACTCGAATGCGTTGACGCTCTGGCCCGACACGACCACGGTCGCCTCGCAGGTGGAGCTAACCGGAGCGCAGATCGGCATCGACTTCGGCGCCGGCGATCGCCTGACCGACGAACTCCGCATCACGTGGCAAGCGATCAAGACCGCCACCGCCGGGGTGTGGGACGTCGAGATGGTGATCACGAACCTCGACACGGGCGCCGAGCTCGGCCGCAACACGATCCCGGTCACCCAGTCGGCGACCTACGCGGCGGCGAGCGGTTTATTCGCGGGTGTACGCGGCCTGGCGAACAGCTCGAACAGCACGTTCCTGATCGACCGCTTCGCCTACCAAGTCGCGACCCCCAGCGCGCCGCTGCCGGGTGATTACAACCAGGACGGCTTCGTCAACGCGGTCGATTACTCGGTCTTCCGCGACCAGCTAGGCCAGTCCGGCGACGACCTCACTGCCGATTCGGACGGTAGCGGTACGGTGGACGAAGTGGATCGCGTCACGTGGCGTTCGAACTACGGCCTCGAGTTGCCCACCGCGCCGGCCACGGCTTCCAAGCCGATTGCGGGCCCGATTGCGAACCAGGCGACGGCGTCTCCCCTGGCGTTGCTGGTTGCGGCGGAGGGCGAGGGAGAGAGTCGTTCAGCCGTTGTCGAAGAGACCGCCTCGCCCGCCGTCGATCAGGAAGCCGCGTTGCTGCTCTACCTCACGGGCTCGGCCAGACACGGCGAGGAAGAGGACGAGGCTCCTCCGCTCAAGACCGAGTCAGCGGAGCCCCCCGCGATCGACGAAGGGCTAGCCTCCTTGGCGCTCTGA
- the bioK gene encoding L-Lysine-8-amino-7-oxononanoate aminotransferase gives MPNSTEPLRDWDRDHYWHSFTPMADYKPLVIERGEGSTLYDTAGRAYLDGASSMWCAALGHNHPRLNAAITEQLGKLAHCTSLGMGADVAVRLAKRLADLAPGDLQHVFYSSDGSSAIEIAMKLALQYWRQADEPKPEKTKYLSFNHAYHGDTIGATAVGGIGRYHEVFGPILCETIRVDPPDTRGDKNPPPPLGGGARGGGEVGTRVPPHPDPPPQGEGECAHALARVETILNEQADQIAAIILEPRVQFAAGMLFHPPGFLAGLRRLCDEHGVLLIADEVAVGLGRNGKLFACNHEDVTPDFLCLGKHLTSGYLPMAATITRPHVYKAFLNRSPDEDRTFWHGHTFSGNALAAAAAMATLDEFEERTFEELPAKIAHLGERWCDLAAHPEVKHARQLGMLAAFDLAASSENGGAGGFLDESSTGRRLARYAMDHGLWLRAKPDLVYLAPPLNVSIDDLDRMCDVIAEGLSAGK, from the coding sequence TTGCCCAACTCGACCGAACCGCTGCGCGACTGGGACCGCGATCACTACTGGCACTCGTTCACGCCGATGGCGGACTACAAGCCGCTGGTGATCGAACGGGGCGAGGGGTCGACGCTGTACGACACCGCGGGCCGTGCTTACCTCGACGGCGCGAGCAGCATGTGGTGCGCCGCGCTCGGGCACAACCACCCACGTCTCAACGCGGCGATCACGGAGCAACTCGGCAAACTGGCCCACTGCACGAGCCTCGGCATGGGCGCCGATGTCGCGGTGCGGCTCGCAAAGCGGCTCGCCGACCTGGCGCCGGGCGACTTGCAGCACGTCTTCTATTCGAGCGACGGCTCGTCGGCGATCGAGATCGCCATGAAGCTCGCTCTGCAGTATTGGCGGCAGGCCGATGAGCCCAAGCCGGAGAAGACCAAGTACCTCTCGTTCAACCACGCCTACCACGGCGACACGATCGGCGCGACCGCGGTGGGTGGCATCGGGCGGTACCACGAGGTCTTCGGGCCGATCTTATGCGAAACGATCCGCGTCGATCCACCAGACACGCGAGGCGACAAGAATCCCCCTCCCCCCTTGGGGGGAGGGGCTAGGGGAGGGGGCGAGGTAGGTACCCGGGTTCCCCCCCACCCCGACCCTCCCCCACAAGGGGAGGGGGAATGCGCGCACGCCCTCGCTCGCGTGGAGACCATCCTCAACGAGCAAGCCGACCAGATCGCGGCGATCATCCTCGAGCCCCGTGTCCAGTTCGCCGCGGGCATGCTCTTCCACCCGCCCGGCTTCTTGGCGGGGCTGCGGCGACTGTGCGACGAGCACGGCGTGCTGCTGATCGCCGACGAGGTCGCCGTTGGTCTCGGACGCAACGGCAAGCTCTTCGCGTGCAATCATGAGGACGTGACGCCCGACTTCCTCTGCCTCGGCAAGCACCTGACGTCGGGCTACCTGCCGATGGCGGCGACGATCACGCGGCCGCACGTTTACAAGGCGTTCCTCAACCGCTCGCCCGACGAGGACCGCACCTTCTGGCACGGCCACACGTTCAGCGGCAACGCGCTGGCCGCCGCCGCCGCGATGGCGACGCTCGACGAGTTCGAAGAGCGCACCTTCGAGGAGCTGCCCGCGAAGATCGCCCACCTCGGCGAGCGCTGGTGCGACCTCGCCGCGCACCCCGAAGTGAAGCACGCCCGCCAGCTCGGCATGCTCGCGGCGTTCGACTTGGCTGCTTCTTCTGAGAACGGGGGAGCCGGGGGCTTCCTCGACGAATCCTCCACCGGCCGCCGTCTGGCTCGCTACGCAATGGACCACGGTCTCTGGCTCCGCGCGAAGCCCGACCTGGTCTACCTCGCCCCGCCTTTGAACGTGTCGATCGACGACCTCGACCGCATGTGCGACGTGATCGCTGAGGGTCTCTCGGCGGGGAAGTAG
- the fabI_2 gene encoding Enoyl-[acyl-carrier-protein] reductase [NADH] FabI, whose translation MPGLFEGKKGLITGVFNKQSIAWAIADRVMAEGGDCGFTHMPDKPDDARKKNEGRVRKLIDGNDHAKFLVPMDVTLDEHVDAVVAKCNSEFGQLDFLLHSIAFAPPEDLKKDTVDTSREGFKHAMAISVHSLMALASATKDLLKPGASILTLTYFGGEKAVPGYNVMGVCKAALDATVRYLAFDLGPRDVRVNALSAGPLQTISGRGAGVDEMLGLYEAMSPLGRNITHEEVGKSGVYLLSDMSSGVTGEILHLDGGYNAMGSPGRLLEKIKEAKG comes from the coding sequence ATGCCCGGCCTCTTCGAAGGTAAAAAAGGCCTGATCACAGGCGTCTTCAACAAGCAATCGATCGCCTGGGCGATCGCGGACCGCGTCATGGCCGAGGGGGGCGACTGCGGTTTCACCCACATGCCGGACAAGCCGGACGACGCGCGGAAGAAGAACGAGGGCCGCGTCCGCAAGCTGATCGACGGAAACGACCACGCCAAGTTCCTCGTGCCGATGGACGTCACGCTCGACGAGCACGTCGACGCCGTCGTCGCCAAGTGCAACAGCGAGTTCGGCCAACTCGACTTCCTGCTCCACTCGATCGCCTTCGCCCCGCCCGAGGACCTGAAGAAGGACACGGTCGACACCAGCCGCGAGGGCTTCAAGCACGCGATGGCGATCAGCGTCCACAGCCTCATGGCCCTGGCCAGCGCCACCAAGGACCTGCTCAAGCCGGGCGCGAGCATCCTGACGCTCACCTACTTCGGCGGCGAAAAAGCGGTGCCGGGGTACAACGTGATGGGCGTCTGCAAGGCGGCTCTCGACGCGACCGTCCGCTACCTCGCCTTCGACCTGGGCCCGCGCGACGTGCGCGTGAACGCCCTCTCGGCCGGCCCGCTGCAGACGATCAGCGGCCGCGGCGCCGGCGTCGATGAGATGCTCGGCCTCTACGAGGCGATGTCGCCCCTCGGCCGCAACATCACCCACGAGGAGGTCGGCAAGAGCGGCGTCTACCTGCTCAGCGACATGTCGAGCGGCGTGACCGGCGAGATCCTCCACCTCGACGGCGGCTACAACGCGATGGGCTCGCCGGGGCGGCTGCTGGAGAAGATCAAAGAAGCGAAGGGGTGA
- the zraR_7 gene encoding Transcriptional regulatory protein ZraR — translation MATEEASRSAVMTTTPPLARLAIDLMTAVGEAPASFDGRLVTAVNDSIGAAATALWRPAAPEWNRLASAPGPSELPEAAAEALDAERPIELGGWLALPTASPEGGAQPDVLTLRNPPANLGGEALGRLVFAARSAAFLTQQDAGRTERLAELVGLSLEWGESSDTAALLERMAEAATRLFDSDRATIFLWDRQASRLVGRPALGLPDNRLVIPADAGVVGRVVQSGEPQKVSRSDTELVDRTTDESTGYRTESLLCVPLDAPGGERLGAFELINKRAGDFSDDDERGLAEFARLAAVAVANTQQVEELVEQRDALVEQAASGVRMLGESPAILALRSTITRVADADLAVLVLGENGTGKEVVAQSLHFQSRRRNEPLLAVNCAAIAETLLESELFGHEAGAFTDARESRAGKFELAHGGTLLLDEIGDMSPGGQAKLLRVLEDKTVVRVGGAEERKVDVRVVAATNRDLSERVREGSFREDLFYRLNVVSIELPPLRQRGDDVILLAEHFLKTFCKTRGRKPPKLTSAAKRKLTGHDWPGNIRELRNLMERVAYLTDSPSLTPEDLSIIERGPSRGADGELAIEGELTEATHEFQRRYINQAIDRSRGNVAAAARDLGLHRSNLYRKMKQLEMGEGITDEHG, via the coding sequence ATGGCGACGGAAGAGGCGTCACGATCGGCGGTCATGACGACGACACCCCCGTTGGCCCGACTGGCGATCGATCTGATGACAGCCGTCGGCGAGGCCCCCGCCTCGTTCGATGGCAGGCTTGTCACGGCGGTCAACGATTCGATAGGCGCCGCGGCGACGGCGCTGTGGCGACCGGCCGCGCCCGAATGGAATCGGCTCGCGTCGGCCCCCGGACCGAGCGAACTGCCCGAGGCGGCCGCCGAAGCGCTCGACGCGGAGCGGCCGATCGAGCTCGGGGGCTGGCTCGCCCTCCCGACCGCCTCGCCCGAAGGGGGGGCCCAGCCGGACGTGCTGACGCTCCGCAACCCGCCCGCCAACCTGGGCGGTGAGGCCCTCGGCCGGCTCGTCTTCGCGGCCCGTTCGGCCGCCTTCCTCACGCAGCAAGACGCCGGCCGGACCGAACGGCTGGCGGAGCTGGTCGGGCTCTCACTCGAGTGGGGCGAGTCGAGCGACACCGCTGCTCTACTGGAGCGCATGGCGGAGGCGGCCACCCGGCTGTTCGATTCGGACCGGGCGACGATCTTCCTGTGGGACCGCCAGGCGTCGCGGCTCGTGGGGCGGCCGGCGTTGGGCCTGCCCGACAACCGCCTCGTGATCCCCGCCGATGCGGGCGTCGTCGGGCGCGTTGTGCAGTCGGGCGAACCGCAGAAGGTGTCACGCAGCGACACGGAGCTTGTCGACCGCACGACCGACGAGTCGACCGGCTACCGGACCGAGTCGCTCCTCTGCGTGCCGCTCGACGCGCCCGGCGGCGAACGCCTCGGCGCTTTCGAGCTGATCAACAAGCGGGCGGGCGATTTCTCCGACGACGACGAGCGCGGCCTCGCCGAGTTCGCCCGCCTCGCCGCGGTGGCGGTCGCCAACACGCAGCAGGTCGAGGAGCTCGTCGAGCAACGCGACGCGCTCGTCGAGCAAGCGGCCAGCGGCGTGCGGATGCTCGGCGAGTCGCCGGCGATCCTCGCCCTGCGCTCGACGATCACCCGCGTCGCCGACGCCGACCTGGCGGTGCTGGTCCTCGGCGAGAACGGCACGGGCAAGGAGGTCGTCGCCCAGTCGCTCCACTTCCAGAGCCGCCGGCGGAACGAGCCGCTCCTGGCGGTCAACTGCGCGGCGATCGCCGAGACGCTGCTCGAGAGCGAGCTCTTTGGCCACGAGGCGGGCGCCTTCACCGACGCCCGCGAGTCGCGCGCCGGCAAGTTCGAGCTGGCCCACGGGGGCACGCTCCTCCTCGACGAGATCGGCGACATGTCGCCCGGCGGGCAGGCGAAGCTACTCCGCGTCCTCGAGGACAAGACGGTCGTCCGAGTCGGCGGGGCCGAGGAGCGGAAGGTCGATGTGCGCGTTGTCGCCGCGACGAACCGCGATCTGTCCGAACGGGTCCGCGAGGGCTCGTTCCGCGAGGACCTCTTCTATCGGCTCAACGTCGTGTCGATCGAGCTGCCGCCGCTGCGCCAGCGTGGCGACGACGTGATCCTCCTCGCCGAGCACTTCCTCAAGACCTTCTGCAAGACCCGCGGCCGCAAGCCGCCGAAGCTCACCTCCGCCGCCAAACGCAAGCTCACGGGGCACGATTGGCCCGGCAACATCCGCGAGTTGCGGAACCTGATGGAGCGGGTCGCCTACCTGACCGACTCGCCGAGCCTCACGCCCGAGGACCTGTCGATCATCGAACGCGGACCCTCACGCGGCGCCGACGGCGAGCTGGCGATCGAGGGCGAGCTGACCGAGGCGACCCACGAGTTCCAACGCCGGTACATCAACCAAGCGATCGACCGCAGCCGGGGCAACGTCGCCGCCGCGGCTCGCGACCTCGGGCTTCATCGTTCGAATCTCTACCGCAAGATGAAGCAGCTCGAGATGGGGGAGGGAATCACGGATGAACACGGATGA
- the salL gene encoding Adenosyl-chloride synthase — MLITLTTDFGLGGRYVAQMKGVLYRKAPGVTVVDLSHAIPPQDVAAGARFLEQSTTNFPAGTVHLAVIDPGVGSDREIVAVHAHGQFYVGPDNGLFGWTQSELTEAVAIDLPRLNLKKVSNTFHGRDIMAPVAAWLAKGAKLTDLGEPRQELVRLPESEPPVATEGGLEGRVVEVDHYGNLITNVEAAMLGDAPCDERLRIALGEHETFGLWRTYADQPPQTLLALVGSTGHVELAITGGSAATMLGAGVGEAVRIDWDKSLS; from the coding sequence ATGCTCATCACCCTCACGACCGACTTCGGCCTCGGCGGGAGGTACGTGGCGCAGATGAAGGGGGTGCTCTATCGCAAGGCGCCCGGCGTGACGGTCGTCGACCTGTCGCACGCGATCCCGCCGCAGGACGTCGCCGCCGGGGCCCGGTTCCTCGAACAGAGCACCACCAACTTCCCCGCCGGGACGGTCCACCTGGCGGTGATCGATCCGGGCGTGGGGAGCGACCGCGAGATCGTGGCCGTTCACGCCCACGGGCAGTTCTACGTCGGCCCCGACAACGGCCTCTTCGGCTGGACCCAAAGCGAGCTGACCGAGGCGGTGGCGATCGACCTGCCCCGCCTCAACCTGAAAAAGGTCTCCAATACGTTCCACGGCCGCGACATCATGGCGCCCGTAGCGGCCTGGCTGGCGAAGGGGGCGAAGCTCACGGACCTGGGCGAACCGCGCCAGGAACTCGTAAGGCTCCCCGAGAGCGAACCGCCGGTCGCGACCGAGGGCGGCCTCGAAGGCCGTGTGGTCGAAGTCGATCACTACGGCAATCTGATCACCAACGTCGAAGCCGCGATGCTGGGCGACGCCCCATGCGACGAGCGGCTCCGGATCGCGCTCGGCGAGCACGAGACCTTTGGCCTCTGGCGGACCTACGCCGACCAACCGCCGCAAACGCTGCTGGCGCTCGTCGGCTCGACCGGCCACGTCGAACTCGCGATCACAGGCGGCTCCGCCGCGACGATGCTCGGCGCCGGCGTTGGCGAAGCGGTCCGAATCGACTGGGATAAATCACTCTCCTAA